The genomic window TGGAGGCATTCGTCGGTGGTGCCCGGCTCCCACTGGATCAACTGGAGCGCCACGGAGTGCTTGGACTCGAGCCACTGCTCATGCTGCGGGTGGTGATTATCGCCGCACAGCCCGTGGCAGGACTGGTGGCACGCACCGCAACTGTCGGAGTCCAGGTTGACCTCGAGTGGAACATTGTTCGGGTCCGAGACGTGGTTGCTGCCCGGGCCGTGACAGTTTTCACACTGCACGTTCGCGAGGTGCGGCGTGGTGGCGAGGTCGATGAAGCCGCTGGCCTTGCCATAGCCGACCGCGTGGCACGGGAAGCACAGGTAATCGTCACCCGAACCGACCTCGAGCAACGTGTTGAAGGCCGTGGCGTGAATGGTCATGGCCCAGTCGGTGTGAATATCGGCGTGGCAGGCGAGGCAGGCATCCGCACCGACGTAGAGCGGCGGGCTGATCAACGGGCCCGTGAAGTTGTGCTGGAGGATCGTGAAGTCCGCGAGGTCCGCGTCGCCGTCACCGGTCAGGTCGGCGCGCCCGAAGTTCGCCGGCGTGCAGGCGGGCGGCACGGTGGCATCCGGCCCGCCGAAGCAGCTTATGAACAGCGTTACATCCGCCTCATCGACGTCGCAGTCGAGGTCAAGGCAGCCGAGCGAGCGGCCGAATGCATCGACGCCAGCGGGGGCGGGGACTTCCGGGCACGAGTCACAGGGATTGCCAAGCCCGTCGCCGTCGCTCTCGTCCTGGTGGGGGCTGTGCAGAGTCAGGCAGTTGTCGCAGGCGTCGCCGAAGCTGTCCTCGTCACCGTCGGCCTGACTGCTGTTGGCAGCCGTCGCGCAGTTGTCGCACACGTCGCCGATGCCGTCGCCGTCGGCGTCCGCCTGGTCGGGATTGTGGCGCGCGGGGCAGTTGTCGGCGCCGTCGAGGTGGCCGTCGCCGTCCCCGTCGCCGGGGTAGGAAATCAGCGGCCAGACGCGGGTAGCGGCCTGATGGACCAGGAAGGGGAATGTGGTGCTGGGGGGCTGCGCCCACGCGATGATCTTGATGTCCTGGGGGCTGGCCCAGCTATCCGCGTCGAAGGTGAAGTCCTGCTCAATCACCTGCGCTTGACCAGGCGCGAGCGTGACGGCCACCGTCGGCGCGGCCTGCTTGAACGTGTTGCGATGGTAAAGCTGCTCCGGCGGCCAGTGGTCGAGAACCTGGACCATGTAGAGGTGCATCGTCTTGGCGGTGCCGCCGGCCTCGATGCCGACCGTGGCGACAACCCGGTAGCTCTGGCCGCCGAGGTATATCGCGCCGAGCGTCAGCGTGACATCGGTGGGGATGGCGCGTTCGGGCAGGAAGTGATTGGTGCGGTAGATCGTGTATTCCTGATCGACATCCGGCACGGCGCCGACAGTGCGATCGCTGCCATCGAAGACGGTGGTGGGCGTGTACTCGCCATTGAACAGCGCGAAGCGCGCGTTGCCCCACTCCGTTTCGTAGCCGTCGAAGTGAACGTGGTACTGGATGTAGGCGAGCGAGTCTGGGTAGACGTCGCTGAGCATACTCAAGGCCGGGCCGGCGTAGGCGCAGCCGAAGCACCAGATGTTGGTGAACTCCTCGCAGAGGACGGTGCGGTCGGCGGCGCGGGCCGGGGGTATGGCGGACAGCCAACCGGCGGCCGTGAGGAACGTGAACACGACGAACGCGCGGCGGCGCGCGGGACTCGGCCGGCGTGAGAACATGCACTGCACCTCGGTCACGGCGCACGGTGTCCGGCGCACACCCAACTTCTTTCCGCGAGGATTGGGCGGCGCTCGGGGAGGTCCCCGGCGCGCTGGCACAAACCCATTACACTCGGGCCGCCGCAGACAAGTCAAGCAGATAATGTTATCTCGTTAAATTGCAGACAGTTATATATCAACCGCCGGAACCTCCGGTATCGGGTGGCTGGCACCAGCGGCGACGGGCGGCGACAATGGCCACGGGCGGCGCGCCGGGCGCGCGGCCCGGTCCTGTAAGGAGTGACACAATGCTGGCCCGAACCCGGCTGGTTGTGACGTTGGCGGGTGCCGTTCTGCTCGTGGGGGCGGCGGTGGGTTGCCGCGCTACGCCTGGCGCGCCACAGCCACAGGTGACTGCGGGCGCGGAGAAGCCGGAGATCGTCGAGGAGCGCTGGCCAAACGGCCAACTCCGGGTGCGCAGACAGGTGCTGACGCTGGCGGACGGGACGCAGGTGAACCACGGCGTCTACTTGACGTGGTACGACAACGGCCAGAAGGAATACGAAGGCGTTTTTGTGCGGGGCCAGAACGACGGCGTCGCCACGAGCTGGCATCGCAACGGCCAGAAGCGCATCGAAGAGCGTTACGCCCTCGGCAAGCGCCACGGCGCCCGGTACACCTGGGACGAGAACGGCACGCTCCGCAAGGAAGAGCACTTCGTCGACGACCAGCCCGACGGCGTCTGGACCACCTGGGACGCCAAGGGCCAGGTCAAAGCCCAGCAGCGCTTCGATCACGGCGTGCCGCAGTAGGAGCGGGGCGAACCGTAGCCTCGGGACGCAAACGGGATGTCACGCCGGCGCACACGGGTGGACAGCATACGACGGCGCGTGCAGAGTGGTCTGCGCCTGGTCAGCCGGCTGTGGGCCAATCCGGACCGCTTGCTGACGACCCTGGCCATTCTCGTAGGCCTGACGACCGGCGTGGGGGCGATGGGGTTTTCCGCCTTAATTGACTGGGTGCAGCGCATCTGCTTCGACTGGTGCGGCGGTGGCCTGGCGGCCCGCGGGGTCTACGAGTGGCTGTTGCCGCTGCTGCCGATGGGCGGGGCGCTCCTGGTCGGCCTGATCACATTCAAGTTTGCCCCGGAAGCGGAGGGCCACGGGGTACCCGAGGTCATGGACGCGATGGCGCGGCGTGGCGGGCGTATTCGCCCGCGGGTCGCCGGGGCCAAAGCGGTGGCGTCGGCGCTGACGATCGGCTCCGGCGGCTCGGCGGGCACGGAAGGTCCGATCATCCAGATTGGGGCGGCAATCGGCAGCGGTTTTGGCCAGTGGCTGCAAATGAGCTTGAATGATCTGCGAGTGCTGATCGGTTGCGGGGCGGCGGCCGGCATCGCGGCGATCTTCCACGCGCCCATCGCCGGGGTGCTGTTCGCGATTGAGGTCCTGCTGCGGGACGTTTCGCTCCGCAATTTCGTGCCGATCATCATCAGCGCGGTCATCAGCAGCACGGTCACGCAGGCGGTGCGCGGGCACAGCGATCCGATCTTCCCGGTGCCGCACGAGTTCTTCAGCGCCGAGCCCGTGTATCAGTTCACGGTCAGCGAGATTGGCAATTACGCCGTGCTTGGCCTGTTATGCGGTCTGGTCGCTGTTGCGTTTGTCCGGTTGCTGTACCTGTCGGAGGACCTGTTCCGCAAGGTTCCCGTGCACCGCGTGGTACGGCCGGTGCTCGGAGCACTGCTGCTCGGCTGGGTGGCGCTGGGCACCCAGCAGCTCACGGCTCGGCACCTGCCGGCGACGTCCGCCGCGGTGCCGCGCCCGGCCGTAATGGGCAACGGTTACCCGATCATTGCACAATCGCTGGAGCCCGGTGCGTATCCGCGGCCCGGCTCCGGCGCGCCCGGCTGGACGCTGAACGTGCTGCTGCTGTTGCTCGTCGGCAAGCTCGTGGCGACGGGGCTGACGCTGGGCAGCGGCGGGAGCGGCGGCGTGTTCGCCCCGAGCCTGTTCATTGGCGCGACCACCGGCGGCGCGTTCGGCCTGCTCCTGCAGATGACGGGCTGGTTTCCGGGGGCGAGCCCGGGGGCGTACGCGCTGGTCGGCATGGCGGCCGTGGTGGCATCGTCCATTCATGCACCGCTCACCGCCACATTGATGATCTTCGAGCTCACCCGCGACTACAAGGTCATTGTGCCGATCATGCTTGCCACGGTGGCCGGCCTGGCCGTCGCACAGAAGCTCGAGCCGGCCTCGATCTACACGCTCAAGCTGTTGCGCCGCGGCGTGCGTCTGGGGACGGCGGAAGCGCGGCTGCTGCAGCGGATTGCGGTGCGCGACGCGCCGCGCATACCGGCTCCCCAGGTCCGGGCCCACGATCCCGTGGACCGGCTGTTGGCATTGATGCGGACGACGGCCGCACAGGACTTCGTCGTGCTGGACGAGGAAGGACGTCTCGAAGGCATGGTGCTCGGTGACGACCTGCGGATCATGCTGCTCGAGGCGGAGGCGCTGCCCCTGCTGACCGTCTCGGACGTTATGCGCGCGGACCTGCCCACGGTGCAACTGGACGAAACCCTGGACCAGGTGCTGGCCAAGTTCGCCGGACAACCGATGCACGCGTTGCCGGTAGTCGACCCCGATCATCCGGGGCAGGTGCGCGAATTGATCACGCGCGGGGCGGTAATGAACCGTTACTACCAGAGCCTGAAACCGTCAGCGAGTGCATGACCGGCACGCGGCTTGCGCGCGGGACACCCTCCGCCACGGCCGCCGCCGTTGAGCGGAGCTGCATCGTGGCCTAAGATAGGACAAGGCACACGCTCCAGGAGGCCCCCCGTGGGCAGCGCGGCTGACAATGAGGCGATGAACCGCAGCATCCTCATCGCGTTGCGGCGGATCATCCGTGCGATCGATCTGCACTCGCACCGGCTGATGGATGAGCACGGCCTGACGGGTCCACAACTCGCCGCGCTGCATGAAATTGCGCGGGGCGGCGTCGTGTCGGCAAGCGAGGTGGCGCGCGCCATGCAGCTCAGCCAGCCCACCATGACGGGGATTCTCGACCGGCTGGAGCGGCGGAAGCTCATTACGCGGACCCGCAGCGGGACTGATCGCCGCACCGTGGACATCGGCATCACGGACGAGGGCCGGCGGCTGCTGGCGACCGCTCCGCCGCTGCTCCAAGAGCGCTTCTCGACCGCGCTGGCCCGCCTGCAACCGTGGGAACAGACGATGATCCTCGCGACGCTGCAGCGGATCGCGGCGATGATGGACGCCGAGGACCTGCCGGCGACGCCGCAACTGGTGACCGGCCCCGAGCAGCTGTGACCCTTCCCCCCGGTCGGCCGGAGGAATACGCGGGGGTGTAACGCCCGGCATCCCGGTCCTCCGCTGGCTGCCGCCCCGCACGGGAGCGATGCGGCGGAAGATTTTCGGACGTTCATCGCGTGCCGGCGTCGCTTGCGGTAGGCTGTTCGCCGGATCGGGCGCGGCCGGCGTCCAAGCGGGCGGCCGGGGCGCCCGATAGTATCAGGACCGGCCCGGGCGTGGCCGCGGCGCAACCGGAAGCACGCATGATCCGAGTCGAAGGATTGACGAAAGTCTTCCCGAATCCGGACGGGACGGAGAAGACCGCCGTCGATCACATCAGTTTCGCGGTGCAGCCCGGGGAGATCTATGGTCTGCTGGGGCCGAACGGCGCCGGCAAGACCACGACGCTGCGGATGATCAGCGGCCTGCTGCGGCCGACGGCGGGGCGGGTTTGGATCCGTGACGAGGAGGTCACCGGCCAGCCCGAGCGGGTGAAGCGGCACATCGGCTATCTGACCGCCAACACTGGCTTGTACGCCCGGCTGACGCCGCGCGAGATGCTGGAGTACTTCGCGACGCTGTACAACATCCCGCGCGGGGTGGCGGACCGGCGGATTGCGGAGCTGGTGGCGTGGCTGAACATGGGGGAGTATGTAAACCTGCGCTGCGGCGCGCTGTCCACGGGTCAGAAGCAGCGCACGAACATTGCCCGCGCGCTGATCGCCGATCCGCCGATCCTCGTGCTGGACGAGCCGACACTCGGTCTGGACGTGCTGAGCAACCGGCTGATCCTCGAGTTCATCCAGACGCAGGCGGACGCGGGCAAGGCGGTACTGCTGTCCACGCACGCGCTGGACGAGATCGACAAGATGTGCCGCCGGATGGGGCTGATCCACAACGGCCAGTTGATCGCCGAGGGCGAGCTCGACGTGTTGCGGCAGCGCACCGGGCAGCAGCGGCTGAGCGAGGTGTTCCTGCACCTGGTCGGCGCGCAGGAATCGGTGTTTGGCGCCGCGGCGCACGTGAAGACGTGACCAGGTAGCGAGGTAACAAGGTGACCCTGTGGGCCCGCGCGATGGGGTCTAGGGTGCGCTGCGAAACGGCCCTGTACCGGCGTGAACAATGATTCGTTTTTCCCGCATCAACACGATCTGGCGCAAGGAGCTGATCGACACGCTCCGTGATCGGCGCACGCTGATCGCGATGATCCTGGTGCCGATGGTGCTGTACCCGGCGATGATGCTGGGCTCGCTGCAGGGCTTCGAGCTGCAGGTCAGCCGGCTGAAGCAGGAGGAGTACAAGGTCGCGGTCACGTCCGAAGCGGCGCGGGCCTGGCTGCGGCAGTTGATCGACAGCGACCCGGCCCGCCGGCCGCTGGCCGAGAGCCGCCCGGCGGAGGAACTGGTCGCGATGGACAAGCGCGGGGAGCTGAAGGGCGAGCCGGAGACGCGCCCCGCGCCGCGCGACCAGTCCGCCGCCGAGGCCGCGCGGGCCGACGTCCGCGAGCAACCGCCGCCCTACGACATCCTCGTGGTTCCGCACCAGGCGGAGCTGGCGGCGCTGGTCGCAGCGGGCACGGTGCATGTGGCCGTGCTGGTGCCGGCCGAGCTGCCCAACCGGGAGAGTACCGGGTCGGCCACGTTCACGCTGATGCTGGACCAGACCGACATCCGCAGCCAGATCGCCACGTCCGGGTTGGAAGCGATCCTGCAGCGCGCCGGCGACTACCTGCTGGGACAGCGGCTGAAGCGGGCCAACCTCGAGCCGGCGTTCATCCGCCCGCTGGAAGTGCGGCAGGCGCCGATTGCGTCGCCCGAAAAAGTGGGCGGCTCGATACTCGGCCAGATCGTGCCACTGATCCTGGTCATCATGACGATCACCGGCGCGATCTACCCCGCGATCGACCTGACGGCCGGCGAACGCGAGCGCGGCACGCTCGAAACGCTGATGGTCGCGCCGGTGCCCACCGTCGACCTGATCGCCGGCAAGTTCGTCGTGGTGGCGCTGATCGCCATGCTCAGCGCCGCGCTGAACCTGCTGTCGATCGGCGGGACGATCTACCTCGGCGGGCTGGGCAAGCTGCTGAGCCAAGGCGGCACGGTCGTGATCCCGCTTGGCGCGCTGCCGTGGGTGCTGCTGGTGCTGATCCCGCTGGCGGTGATGTTCAGCGCCGCCCTGCTGGCGGTGTGCAGCTTCGCCCGAAGCTTCAAGGAAGCCCAGAACTACGTGATGCCGGTGATGGTTGCGGCCATGATCCCCGCCGTGGTGGGCATTCTCCCCGGCACGCGGCTGAGCGGCCCGCTGCTGATCATGCCGGTGACGAACATCGTCATTCTGACGCGCGACCTGTTCATGGGGCGGTTCGACGTGTTCGCGATTGTCTGGGTCACGCTCTCGACGACGCTGTACGCCGGGGCGGCGGTGGCGGTCGCAGCGAAGCTGTTTGGCCAGGAAGCCGTGCTGTTCGCGGACAGCGGCTCGATCAAGACGATCTTCAAGCGCCGGTTCTTTAAGCCCAGCACGCGGCCGACCACGTCCCAGGCCTTCCTGGTGCTCGCGGTCGTGTTCTCGGCCAACTTCTTCGCGCAGCAGCAACTGCTCACCGCGCCCGGCATCGCGGGCACGATGTGGTTCTGGATCGGGCTGGCCGCGATCATCGTCACGCTGTTTCTCGCGTTTCCGCTGGTCGCCGCGGCCTACATGCGCGTGCGGATCGCGCCGGCGTTCGCGTGGCACGCGCCGCCGCTGATGTCCCTGGTCGCGGCGCTGTGCTTCGGGCTGTCCACCTGGGTGCTGGCGCAGGCGTGGTTTGCGTTCCAGCAGACCTGGCTGACCATGCCGGTTGAGATGGAGCAGGCGTACGAACAGATGGTCGCACTG from Phycisphaerae bacterium includes these protein-coding regions:
- a CDS encoding ABC transporter ATP-binding protein, which produces MIRVEGLTKVFPNPDGTEKTAVDHISFAVQPGEIYGLLGPNGAGKTTTLRMISGLLRPTAGRVWIRDEEVTGQPERVKRHIGYLTANTGLYARLTPREMLEYFATLYNIPRGVADRRIAELVAWLNMGEYVNLRCGALSTGQKQRTNIARALIADPPILVLDEPTLGLDVLSNRLILEFIQTQADAGKAVLLSTHALDEIDKMCRRMGLIHNGQLIAEGELDVLRQRTGQQRLSEVFLHLVGAQESVFGAAAHVKT
- a CDS encoding MarR family transcriptional regulator, producing MNRSILIALRRIIRAIDLHSHRLMDEHGLTGPQLAALHEIARGGVVSASEVARAMQLSQPTMTGILDRLERRKLITRTRSGTDRRTVDIGITDEGRRLLATAPPLLQERFSTALARLQPWEQTMILATLQRIAAMMDAEDLPATPQLVTGPEQL
- a CDS encoding chloride channel protein — protein: MDSIRRRVQSGLRLVSRLWANPDRLLTTLAILVGLTTGVGAMGFSALIDWVQRICFDWCGGGLAARGVYEWLLPLLPMGGALLVGLITFKFAPEAEGHGVPEVMDAMARRGGRIRPRVAGAKAVASALTIGSGGSAGTEGPIIQIGAAIGSGFGQWLQMSLNDLRVLIGCGAAAGIAAIFHAPIAGVLFAIEVLLRDVSLRNFVPIIISAVISSTVTQAVRGHSDPIFPVPHEFFSAEPVYQFTVSEIGNYAVLGLLCGLVAVAFVRLLYLSEDLFRKVPVHRVVRPVLGALLLGWVALGTQQLTARHLPATSAAVPRPAVMGNGYPIIAQSLEPGAYPRPGSGAPGWTLNVLLLLLVGKLVATGLTLGSGGSGGVFAPSLFIGATTGGAFGLLLQMTGWFPGASPGAYALVGMAAVVASSIHAPLTATLMIFELTRDYKVIVPIMLATVAGLAVAQKLEPASIYTLKLLRRGVRLGTAEARLLQRIAVRDAPRIPAPQVRAHDPVDRLLALMRTTAAQDFVVLDEEGRLEGMVLGDDLRIMLLEAEALPLLTVSDVMRADLPTVQLDETLDQVLAKFAGQPMHALPVVDPDHPGQVRELITRGAVMNRYYQSLKPSASA
- a CDS encoding CPBP family intramembrane metalloprotease yields the protein MIRFSRINTIWRKELIDTLRDRRTLIAMILVPMVLYPAMMLGSLQGFELQVSRLKQEEYKVAVTSEAARAWLRQLIDSDPARRPLAESRPAEELVAMDKRGELKGEPETRPAPRDQSAAEAARADVREQPPPYDILVVPHQAELAALVAAGTVHVAVLVPAELPNRESTGSATFTLMLDQTDIRSQIATSGLEAILQRAGDYLLGQRLKRANLEPAFIRPLEVRQAPIASPEKVGGSILGQIVPLILVIMTITGAIYPAIDLTAGERERGTLETLMVAPVPTVDLIAGKFVVVALIAMLSAALNLLSIGGTIYLGGLGKLLSQGGTVVIPLGALPWVLLVLIPLAVMFSAALLAVCSFARSFKEAQNYVMPVMVAAMIPAVVGILPGTRLSGPLLIMPVTNIVILTRDLFMGRFDVFAIVWVTLSTTLYAGAAVAVAAKLFGQEAVLFADSGSIKTIFKRRFFKPSTRPTTSQAFLVLAVVFSANFFAQQQLLTAPGIAGTMWFWIGLAAIIVTLFLAFPLVAAAYMRVRIAPAFAWHAPPLMSLVAALCFGLSTWVLAQAWFAFQQTWLTMPVEMEQAYEQMVALLGDMHPLVMIVFLALIPAICEECLFRGYVLSGLRGGLGPVTAVLVVGVAFGINHHSVHRLIVTSALGIVFGLLVLRYRSLWPAIVAHFLHNAISGLSGRADALQPLLDRLGFAVGADGMPPLPWVVGAGVLTAIGVVLCLYAPAREIALESAARTRQDEGLGSPEPR
- a CDS encoding thrombospondin type 3 repeat-containing protein — its product is MFSRRPSPARRRAFVVFTFLTAAGWLSAIPPARAADRTVLCEEFTNIWCFGCAYAGPALSMLSDVYPDSLAYIQYHVHFDGYETEWGNARFALFNGEYTPTTVFDGSDRTVGAVPDVDQEYTIYRTNHFLPERAIPTDVTLTLGAIYLGGQSYRVVATVGIEAGGTAKTMHLYMVQVLDHWPPEQLYHRNTFKQAAPTVAVTLAPGQAQVIEQDFTFDADSWASPQDIKIIAWAQPPSTTFPFLVHQAATRVWPLISYPGDGDGDGHLDGADNCPARHNPDQADADGDGIGDVCDNCATAANSSQADGDEDSFGDACDNCLTLHSPHQDESDGDGLGNPCDSCPEVPAPAGVDAFGRSLGCLDLDCDVDEADVTLFISCFGGPDATVPPACTPANFGRADLTGDGDADLADFTILQHNFTGPLISPPLYVGADACLACHADIHTDWAMTIHATAFNTLLEVGSGDDYLCFPCHAVGYGKASGFIDLATTPHLANVQCENCHGPGSNHVSDPNNVPLEVNLDSDSCGACHQSCHGLCGDNHHPQHEQWLESKHSVALQLIQWEPGTTDECLQCHSTEYRLAPEGEKPTLWEVFYDIECAACHRAHGSPNVGQLRLPPHQLCADCHTMGGAVPGEEPQQPQAETLHSTGGYRLNGTPLTGPYSTHWWGVPLECVQCHVHFEPAAGPGLPMNSGHTFRHNLRACEPCHSETTATLLVDLLHEEFDVRLGDIARRFDPADPLYVDPDALGPGQLQQYRRAQFDYQMVVADRSTGAHAPAYARALLSEAETFFGIPPWELRRPPDWLNRRSAIPLVELPRGEVQR
- a CDS encoding toxin-antitoxin system YwqK family antitoxin, which translates into the protein MLARTRLVVTLAGAVLLVGAAVGCRATPGAPQPQVTAGAEKPEIVEERWPNGQLRVRRQVLTLADGTQVNHGVYLTWYDNGQKEYEGVFVRGQNDGVATSWHRNGQKRIEERYALGKRHGARYTWDENGTLRKEEHFVDDQPDGVWTTWDAKGQVKAQQRFDHGVPQ